Sequence from the Rhodococcus jostii RHA1 genome:
CCCCGGCCCAGGCAAACCCGCAGACGTTTGCGGGCACCGCGGCGGGGAGCTACTACTTCACGACACCGAGCACCAAGTTCCACTGTGCGATCCTCACCGGCGGCGACGTCCCGACCGCCGGCTGTCACGGCCCGATGCCGGCGTCGGCGCCGAAGGTTCCGGGCGCCGGCGCGTCCGGCACCCCGGTGACGCCCAACGCGATCGAGGTCGCCGGTGGCCGCCCCGGTCAGTTCGCCAGCGCCGGCGACCCCCGGTACTACCCGCTCGACCGATCTGCCGCCCCCGCACTGTCGTACGGCACCGCGTTACACGTGAACGATTTGACGTGCCTCGTCGACGAGACGTCCGGGGTCACGTGCCGCAGCGACGCGGGCCACGGATTCACGCTCTCGGACAGCGCGTTTCGAGTGTGGTGAGCCGGCTCAGCCCAGTTCGTCCGAGCGCCGTTCCATCAGTGTGCGCAGCTGGGCGTTCTCCTTCGCGGTGAAGCCGATCGTCTCGATCTCCTCGATGCCACGCCCGATGCCCTTGCGGACGCCGTCGAGCATTCTGGTGACCGCGCGTTCGGGAACACCCAGCCGCCCGCCGGACTCGACGAAGTGCCTGCGGTTCAGCTTGTTCGCCTTGCCGTAGAAGTCGAGGGCCATCGGGTCGCGCCATCCGAGGTACGGCTGGGTGCACAGCAGGTCGTAGGCCGGTGTGACACTCCACAACCCCGATGCGGCGAGCTGCACCGAGAAGTTCTTGCCGTGCAGGTCACCGTTCCCGATCGCGTACGAATAGGCCACCAGCCGAAGCAGCTCCAGGGTGGCGACCCGGGCCGAACCGCCGCCGCGCTCACACACGCCGGCGAGTGCGGTGATCACGCTCTCGGTCTTCAGCCGGTACTTGGCGGCGGGGAACATCCCCATCACCTGGCACGCATCCTCCTGCGGTGTGCGGATGACGCGGCCGGACGGATCGACCCGCCGGTCGAAACGGGCGACGAGCAGACCGGCATTGCCCTTCCCGTCGCGCACCAGCTGATGGTCGGCGACGGGCAACCCGCACTTTGCGGCGAGTCCCATGAAGAAGTGCTCGTTCTCGACCAACTGCGGATATCCCTGCGGTGGCGAGAGTTTGAGGATGGCGGGACCCTTGTCGGTCGCGATCGGCGTCGAGTACATCTGAGCCGACACCTTCGCCTGCACACCGGGCAGCGAGGTGGGGTCCAGTTTCACCGCCTCGTGCCCCGACATCTGCTCGAACAACGCCCGCAGGTCCTGGCGCTCGACCGCGTCGGGGTCGAACACCGGTGCGGTCTCGGGCGGCGGCGCCCCGGCGGGAAGCACGCGCACGTCGCCGATCGTGTCGGCCCCGACCGCCATCAGGATCGTGAGGTGATCGTCCTCGGACGTCTTGGTGGCCGCCACCGCACCCCGCAGCCGGATTCCCTCCGGGAGGAGACCCGCGAAGAACGGCGGAACGCTGCCCCCACTCGCGCGCACCTCGGTCGACGACGTGGGGATCGTCCACGCGACCTGCGGGGCGCGTGGGTCCTGCAGGTACGTGGCGTCGTAGCGGAAGACGACGTCGCCGCCCTCCCGCGCGAGACTGCCCGCGAGGCGCTCACCCTTGTAGACGTCGGCACGGTCGACGTTGCTGAGGTTCTCGACCATCAGGACGCCACCTCCACGCCCGAGCGGGTGACGAGCGCCAGACGGCAGCCCATCGCATCCGCGACGGCGTCGACGAGATCCAGTTGCACGGTCCCCCGACCCGATTCGATCGACTGCACGCTGGACCTCGACACCCCGGCCAGGTCGGCCAGCTCCGCCTGCGTCAGCCCGAGCTGATGTCGCCGCGCCACGAACCCGTCGGCGACCCCGCCGGTCTCGGTTCGCTCGCGGCGGCGCGGGGTTGCCATGAAGCCTCCCTGATCGGTGCAATGCTTGTCGACGGATGCTTAAAGCCAGTGTGCGCCGATTCTGTCTTGAAGTCCATATCTATGACTGCGATAGCAAGCTTAAGGTGCGAGAAGAACGGAAAATGGATGGCCTCCGGCTTTAAGCATGCGAACACAAGCACAAGGCACCTCGTCACACCCACCCCCTACCCTGGATACATGCGCATAGGAGCACACGTCCGCCAGGACGAAGATCCGATCGGATACGGCGAACGGCTCGGCGCCGACGTCATCCAGATGTTCCTCACGGACCCACAGAAGTGGGACAAACCGCCGACGCATCCGCGGACCGACGAGATCCGGAACAGTCCCATCGACGTCGTCGTGCACTCGTCGTACGTGATCAACGTGGCCAGCCTCAACAATCGGCTCCGGATGCCGTCCCGCAACGCCGTCGCGCAGCAGGCGCAGGCCGCCGCCGACATCGGCGCGTTCGGCCTGGTGGTCCACGGCGGGCACGTCCGCGACGGCGAGGACGTGAACGCAGGGATCGTCAACTGGCGCAAACTCTTCGAACGCCAGGCCGACAAGGGCGGATTCCCGGTCCCCATCCTGATCGAGAACACGGCAGGCGGCGACTTCGCGATGGCACGGCACTTCGACGCCATCGACCGGCTGTGGCAGGAGGTCGGCGATTTCGGCGCCGGATTCTGCCTCGACACCTGTCACGCGTGGGCGGGCGGCGAGGAACTGGTCGGTGTCGTCGAACGCATCAAGGCCATCACCGGACGCATCGACCTGGTGCACCTCAACAACTCCCGCGACGAGTTCAACTCGGCCCGCGACCGGCACGCCAACCTCGCCGAGGGAACCATCGACGCCGAACTGCTCGCCGAGGTCGTGCGCACCGCCGATGCGCCCGTCGTCCTCGAGACGCCGTCCGAGGGGCTGGCCGAGGACCTCGCGTACCTGCGGGAAACCGCGGGCTAGTCGCCCAGCCGGCCGGTCAGCCTGCGGTACCGCTCCTCGCTGACCGGGTTCAGGCCCTCCACGGTGACATCGGTGCCGCGGCTCGCGTACTTGGTGGTGATGCCATCGAGCGCGGCCACGGTGGACGCGTCCCAGATGGTGGCGCCCGACAGATCGATCACGACGCGGCCGGGGTCGTCGGCGTAGTCGAACGAGAACACGAGGTCGTTGGACGAGGCGAAGAAGAGCTGACCGCTCACCCGGTACATCTTCACGTCGCCGTCGAGTTCGCCGCGCACGTCCACCATGTGGGCTACCCGGCGTGCGAACAGAACCATCGCCACCAGCACGCCGACACCCACACCGATCGCGAGGTTGTCGGTGGCCAGGGTGCCCGCCACGGTGCTGAGCATCACCATCGTCTCGCTCAGCGGCATCCGCCGAAGCGTGCGGACGCTGTGCCAGTCGAAGGTCGTGGCGGCCACCAGCACCATCACGGCGACGAGCGCCGCCATCGGAATGGTCCCCACCACGTCGCCGAGCCCGACCACGAGAATCAGCAGAAACGCACCGGACAGGAACGTCGACAACCGGGTTCGCGCACCACCGGTCTTGACGTTGATGATGGTCTGCCCGATCAGTGCGCACCCGCCCATGCCGCCGAAGAGACCGGTCACGATGTTCGCGACGCCCTGCCCCCACGACTCCCGCGTCTTGTCCGAGTGCGTATCGGTGACGGAGTCCACGAGCTTGGCGCTCATCAGCGATTCGAGCAGTCCGACGACGGCCATCGCCAGCGCGAACGGCGCGATGATCTTCAGGGTGTCGACGGTGAGGGGAACGTCCGGCAACCCGATCAGAGTCGGCAGTCCGTCTGGCAGTTCACCCTGGTCCCCGACGGTGGGCACCGCGACACCGGCGAGGACGGTGAACGCGGTGAGACCGACGATCACCAGCAGCGGGGCGGGCACCGCCGTGGTCAGCTTCGGGATCCACACGAGCAGCGCCAGACCGGCGGCGAGCAGCGCGTACACCGCCCACGGCACATTCGTCAGATACGGGAACTGGTGCACGAAGATCAGGATTCCCAGCGCGTTGCAGAACCCCACC
This genomic interval carries:
- a CDS encoding type II toxin-antitoxin system HipA family toxin → MVENLSNVDRADVYKGERLAGSLAREGGDVVFRYDATYLQDPRAPQVAWTIPTSSTEVRASGGSVPPFFAGLLPEGIRLRGAVAATKTSEDDHLTILMAVGADTIGDVRVLPAGAPPPETAPVFDPDAVERQDLRALFEQMSGHEAVKLDPTSLPGVQAKVSAQMYSTPIATDKGPAILKLSPPQGYPQLVENEHFFMGLAAKCGLPVADHQLVRDGKGNAGLLVARFDRRVDPSGRVIRTPQEDACQVMGMFPAAKYRLKTESVITALAGVCERGGGSARVATLELLRLVAYSYAIGNGDLHGKNFSVQLAASGLWSVTPAYDLLCTQPYLGWRDPMALDFYGKANKLNRRHFVESGGRLGVPERAVTRMLDGVRKGIGRGIEEIETIGFTAKENAQLRTLMERRSDELG
- a CDS encoding helix-turn-helix transcriptional regulator, whose amino-acid sequence is MATPRRRERTETGGVADGFVARRHQLGLTQAELADLAGVSRSSVQSIESGRGTVQLDLVDAVADAMGCRLALVTRSGVEVAS
- a CDS encoding deoxyribonuclease IV, translating into MRIGAHVRQDEDPIGYGERLGADVIQMFLTDPQKWDKPPTHPRTDEIRNSPIDVVVHSSYVINVASLNNRLRMPSRNAVAQQAQAAADIGAFGLVVHGGHVRDGEDVNAGIVNWRKLFERQADKGGFPVPILIENTAGGDFAMARHFDAIDRLWQEVGDFGAGFCLDTCHAWAGGEELVGVVERIKAITGRIDLVHLNNSRDEFNSARDRHANLAEGTIDAELLAEVVRTADAPVVLETPSEGLAEDLAYLRETAG
- a CDS encoding SulP family inorganic anion transporter, producing the protein MPSLALRRPVWLHPTVFRIESLSALVVAMALIPEALSFSIIVGVDPRVGLFTAAIMAMTIAFTGGRPAMISAATGSVSLVLAPLMASHGLQYLIAAVFLGGAMQILFAVLGVARLMRFLPRSVMVGFCNALGILIFVHQFPYLTNVPWAVYALLAAGLALLVWIPKLTTAVPAPLLVIVGLTAFTVLAGVAVPTVGDQGELPDGLPTLIGLPDVPLTVDTLKIIAPFALAMAVVGLLESLMSAKLVDSVTDTHSDKTRESWGQGVANIVTGLFGGMGGCALIGQTIINVKTGGARTRLSTFLSGAFLLILVVGLGDVVGTIPMAALVAVMVLVAATTFDWHSVRTLRRMPLSETMVMLSTVAGTLATDNLAIGVGVGVLVAMVLFARRVAHMVDVRGELDGDVKMYRVSGQLFFASSNDLVFSFDYADDPGRVVIDLSGATIWDASTVAALDGITTKYASRGTDVTVEGLNPVSEERYRRLTGRLGD